One genomic window of Polyangium aurulentum includes the following:
- a CDS encoding MYXO-CTERM sorting domain-containing protein yields MSARRLAAPLALLAVLASARAASAFCPCYTASSSANDKGCAIEAAPGKNPTVEEWNAIFDLVSKGPSAWGDKGPSVGDIGQGCGKPEPTQSVPARFPCELLKAIAMVETGWRQFCVPTLPSDQKGGAERTIISFDCGYGVGQVTSGMHVGETPDFDRNRVANDAVYNLATGTRILAGKWKATNCVGDNQPKVIEHWYTAAWAYNGLAYVNNPSNPNYDGNRGVWNPQVGGAAPYQEKVFGYIEHTLGKWEPTALAYPNPGEVGGSGAPPDLPEPDCASPTDCVNKRSTHLTSCDGATGNGGSGGAGGSGGAGGGAGTGGGAGGGGAGVGGAGTGGDTTGTGGTGGDGDAGNGGDVTWRGQCSCRAAGAPDGSAGWIGAVAPIALGFAAIARRRRRGVKG; encoded by the coding sequence ATGAGCGCGCGTCGCCTCGCCGCCCCCCTCGCCCTCCTCGCCGTCCTCGCCTCGGCGCGCGCCGCGTCGGCGTTTTGCCCTTGCTACACGGCCTCGAGCTCCGCCAATGACAAGGGCTGCGCCATCGAAGCCGCCCCCGGGAAGAACCCGACCGTGGAGGAGTGGAACGCCATCTTCGACCTCGTCTCGAAGGGCCCCTCGGCCTGGGGCGACAAGGGGCCGAGCGTGGGCGACATCGGGCAGGGCTGCGGAAAACCCGAGCCCACGCAATCGGTCCCCGCGCGCTTTCCGTGCGAGCTGCTCAAGGCGATCGCCATGGTCGAGACCGGCTGGCGCCAGTTCTGCGTGCCGACCCTCCCCTCGGATCAAAAGGGCGGCGCCGAGCGGACGATCATCTCCTTCGATTGCGGTTACGGCGTCGGGCAGGTGACGAGCGGGATGCACGTCGGAGAGACCCCCGATTTCGACCGCAACCGTGTCGCGAACGACGCGGTATACAACCTCGCCACGGGCACGCGGATCCTGGCCGGCAAGTGGAAGGCGACGAACTGCGTGGGCGACAATCAGCCCAAGGTCATCGAGCACTGGTACACCGCGGCCTGGGCGTACAACGGCCTCGCTTACGTCAACAACCCGAGCAACCCGAACTACGACGGAAACCGCGGCGTGTGGAACCCGCAGGTGGGCGGCGCCGCGCCTTATCAGGAGAAGGTGTTCGGGTACATCGAGCACACGCTCGGCAAATGGGAGCCCACGGCGCTCGCATACCCCAATCCGGGCGAGGTGGGCGGCAGCGGCGCGCCCCCCGATCTCCCCGAGCCCGATTGCGCCTCGCCCACCGATTGCGTGAACAAACGCTCGACGCACCTGACGAGCTGCGACGGCGCCACGGGCAACGGCGGCAGCGGCGGCGCGGGCGGCAGCGGCGGCGCGGGCGGCGGCGCGGGCACGGGCGGCGGCGCGGGCGGCGGAGGCGCTGGCGTGGGTGGCGCGGGAACCGGCGGCGATACCACCGGCACGGGTGGAACCGGCGGCGACGGCGACGCCGGCAATGGCGGCGATGTCACGTGGCGGGGCCAGTGCAGTTGCCGCGCAGCCGGCGCGCCGGACGGGAGCGCGGGCTGGATCGGGGCGGTCGCGCCCATCGCGCTCGGTTTCGCCGCAATCGCCCGCAGGCGAAGGCGCGGCGTGAAGGGCTGA
- a CDS encoding GlsB/YeaQ/YmgE family stress response membrane protein: protein MSIIGFLLLIVIGGLCGALAQMIVGFSAGGFIASVVVGFLGALLGTWLAGSIGLPSLLAVRVEGYTIEIFWSILGAILLLAMLSLVRRASVRRPYV from the coding sequence ATGTCTATCATTGGATTCCTGTTGCTCATCGTCATTGGCGGGCTCTGCGGGGCGCTGGCCCAGATGATCGTCGGCTTCAGCGCTGGCGGGTTCATCGCGTCGGTCGTCGTCGGCTTCCTGGGAGCGCTGCTCGGCACGTGGCTGGCGGGGTCCATCGGGCTGCCCTCGCTCCTGGCCGTGCGGGTGGAGGGGTACACGATCGAGATCTTCTGGTCGATCCTCGGCGCCATCCTGCTGCTCGCAATGCTGAGCCTGGTCAGGCGCGCATCGGTGCGCCGGCCATACGTATAA
- a CDS encoding S9 family peptidase — MRLRPLLPAFVLALGLAAGCETPPAETPASGDNLAQTPPTENAAKTAAAPPAQTDPKPEEKPSITIQQLLDVHKSNGARAIDGQRFLFLSDAPGTPQIFTSTAPADPAAAPAAPTQVTSYPDRVSGMRVAPGGKAAIFLKDTGGDENDQIFLLDLTAKDKPAQQFTSAPKVKHTMPVFLDDGRQVAFTSNARNGKDMDLYVGALGGKVEDFAKKPLVELSGSHMVADAHGGKVIVVEARSGFDQDLWLVDIKTKAKKLLTKHTGDERWGSPHFTRDGKAILVLTDAGREYLGLVALDIATGKRTEVLALDNDIQDISVPKYATAKAAAGAPEDIAAISVNKDGIEEVHVLRLDAARKVVDRKPAGLSGVIGSINVSPAGDAAFVTLEQANLPPEIFRVDLGKGTSARVTKSDHAGIDESKLVKAELLTMKSYDGRPVSMFYYQKPAAAGEKRPVVVSVHGGPEGQAQPVWNPLNQYLALAGYAVAAPNVRGSTGYGKSFAHLDDVDKREDSVRDLSEVGKFIAARPDVDPARIALLGGSYGGYMVLAGLTLYPEQWAAGVDIVGIANFRTFLEQTAPYRRALREAEYGSLEKHGAMLDKLSPIHKVDRIKAPVMVVHGTRDPRVPIGEARQIAEAVKKRGLPSSLLTFEDEGHGVVKRKNRLVAYPAMVEFLDKHVKNKPSAPKAP; from the coding sequence ATGCGCCTCCGCCCCCTCCTCCCCGCGTTCGTCCTCGCGCTCGGCCTCGCGGCCGGCTGCGAGACCCCGCCTGCCGAGACTCCGGCTTCCGGGGATAACCTGGCCCAGACGCCCCCGACCGAGAATGCTGCAAAGACGGCAGCCGCGCCGCCCGCGCAGACCGACCCAAAGCCCGAGGAAAAGCCCTCGATCACCATCCAGCAGCTCCTCGACGTCCACAAGTCGAACGGCGCGCGCGCCATCGACGGCCAGCGCTTCCTGTTCCTGTCGGATGCGCCGGGCACGCCGCAGATCTTCACCTCCACCGCGCCCGCCGATCCCGCGGCCGCGCCCGCGGCGCCCACCCAGGTCACCTCGTACCCCGATCGCGTCTCCGGCATGCGCGTCGCGCCCGGCGGCAAGGCCGCGATCTTCCTCAAGGACACGGGCGGCGACGAGAACGATCAGATCTTTTTGCTCGACCTCACGGCCAAGGACAAGCCCGCGCAGCAATTCACGAGCGCGCCCAAGGTCAAGCATACCATGCCCGTGTTCCTCGACGACGGCCGGCAGGTCGCCTTCACCTCGAATGCGCGCAATGGCAAGGACATGGACCTTTACGTCGGGGCCCTCGGCGGCAAGGTCGAGGATTTCGCGAAGAAGCCCCTCGTCGAGCTGTCCGGCAGCCACATGGTCGCCGATGCGCACGGCGGCAAGGTGATCGTGGTCGAGGCGCGCTCGGGGTTCGATCAGGATCTCTGGCTCGTCGACATCAAGACCAAGGCGAAGAAGCTCCTCACCAAGCACACGGGCGACGAGCGCTGGGGCAGCCCCCATTTCACGCGCGACGGCAAGGCCATCCTCGTCCTCACCGACGCGGGCCGCGAATACCTCGGCCTCGTCGCCCTCGACATCGCGACCGGCAAGCGCACCGAGGTCCTCGCCCTGGACAACGACATCCAGGACATCTCGGTGCCCAAGTACGCGACCGCAAAGGCCGCGGCCGGAGCGCCCGAGGACATCGCCGCGATCAGCGTGAACAAAGACGGAATCGAGGAGGTGCACGTCCTGCGGCTCGACGCGGCCCGCAAGGTCGTCGATCGGAAGCCCGCCGGGCTTTCGGGCGTGATTGGCAGCATCAACGTCTCGCCGGCCGGGGATGCGGCGTTCGTCACGCTCGAGCAGGCCAACCTGCCGCCCGAGATCTTCCGCGTCGATCTCGGCAAGGGCACGAGCGCGCGCGTCACCAAGAGCGACCACGCGGGGATCGACGAGTCGAAGCTCGTGAAGGCCGAGCTATTGACCATGAAGAGCTACGACGGCCGCCCGGTCTCGATGTTCTATTACCAGAAGCCGGCCGCGGCGGGCGAGAAGCGGCCCGTCGTCGTCTCGGTCCACGGCGGGCCCGAGGGGCAGGCGCAGCCGGTCTGGAATCCCTTGAATCAGTACCTCGCGCTCGCGGGCTATGCGGTGGCGGCGCCCAACGTGCGCGGCTCGACGGGGTACGGCAAATCGTTCGCGCACCTCGACGACGTCGACAAGCGCGAGGACTCGGTGCGCGATCTGTCCGAGGTCGGCAAGTTCATCGCGGCGCGGCCGGACGTCGATCCGGCGCGGATCGCGCTCCTCGGGGGCAGCTACGGCGGGTACATGGTGCTCGCGGGGCTCACGCTCTATCCGGAGCAATGGGCGGCGGGCGTCGATATCGTCGGCATCGCCAACTTCCGCACCTTCCTCGAGCAGACGGCCCCCTATCGCCGCGCGCTGCGCGAGGCCGAATACGGCTCGCTCGAGAAGCACGGCGCCATGCTCGACAAGCTGAGCCCCATCCACAAGGTCGACCGCATCAAGGCGCCGGTCATGGTCGTGCACGGCACCCGCGATCCGCGCGTGCCCATCGGCGAGGCGCGGCAGATCGCCGAGGCCGTCAAGAAGCGGGGCCTGCCCTCGTCGCTGCTCACCTTCGAGGACGAGGGCCACGGCGTGGTCAAGCGCAAGAACCGCCTCGTCGCCTACCCTGCCATGGTCGAGTTCCTCGACAAACACGTCAAGAACAAGCCGTCCGCCCCCAAGGCGCCCTGA
- a CDS encoding CapA family protein produces MKIRSPRLPEPIRLSLLTLAIATGCDAPQRPAEAVTMPRPAPPQAAPAAAKAAAPKADRLTLVAGGDVSFGRLVGQILLREPERALFAPMEALLRSADVRFVNLECPISDQGKETVSPENNLVFNGPPASANALVRAGITVVSTANNHAWDYGKPAMLETLTHLDRAGVLHAGTGGTIEEARRPAIVDHEGFRLAILAVTDVWNQGALSKHPGREFVASADSSELTGAVRALRAEGKVDAIVVSYHGGEEYRDDPLPTTRALAEAVIDAGADAFLGHHPHVAQGIAFRAGKPIVYSMGNLLMRMHSGHPETEMGLVVRLELLRGGDKPKLWACPVRIQGIEPIPLGADPRRSANEGRFFGRLTALSRRVGDATFGAVGADGCAPVTPPG; encoded by the coding sequence ATGAAGATCCGCTCTCCGCGCCTCCCCGAGCCCATTCGTCTCTCCCTGCTCACCCTCGCGATCGCGACGGGCTGCGACGCGCCGCAAAGGCCCGCCGAGGCGGTCACGATGCCGCGCCCCGCCCCGCCCCAAGCTGCACCCGCGGCCGCGAAAGCCGCGGCACCAAAGGCAGATCGCCTCACCCTGGTCGCGGGCGGCGACGTGAGCTTCGGCCGGCTGGTCGGGCAGATCCTCCTGCGCGAGCCCGAGCGCGCCCTGTTCGCGCCCATGGAGGCTCTCCTCCGCTCCGCCGACGTGCGCTTCGTCAACCTCGAGTGCCCGATCAGCGATCAGGGCAAAGAGACCGTCTCGCCCGAGAACAACCTCGTCTTCAACGGCCCTCCCGCCTCCGCCAATGCCCTCGTGCGCGCCGGCATCACCGTCGTCTCCACCGCGAACAACCACGCCTGGGACTACGGCAAGCCCGCCATGCTCGAGACGCTCACGCACCTCGACCGCGCGGGCGTCTTGCACGCGGGCACGGGGGGCACGATCGAGGAGGCGCGGCGGCCGGCCATCGTCGACCATGAAGGGTTTCGTCTGGCAATCCTGGCGGTCACGGACGTCTGGAATCAGGGTGCGCTCTCCAAGCACCCGGGCCGCGAATTCGTGGCCTCCGCGGATTCCTCGGAGTTGACCGGCGCGGTCCGCGCGCTCCGGGCGGAGGGAAAGGTGGACGCGATCGTGGTCAGCTATCACGGCGGCGAGGAGTACCGCGACGATCCGCTGCCGACGACGCGCGCGCTCGCCGAGGCGGTGATCGACGCGGGCGCCGACGCGTTCCTCGGACACCACCCGCACGTGGCGCAGGGCATCGCATTCCGCGCGGGCAAGCCCATCGTCTACAGCATGGGCAACCTGCTCATGCGCATGCACAGCGGCCACCCCGAGACCGAGATGGGGCTCGTCGTGCGGCTCGAGCTTTTGCGCGGCGGTGACAAACCCAAGCTGTGGGCCTGCCCCGTGCGCATCCAGGGTATCGAGCCCATCCCGCTCGGCGCCGATCCCAGGCGCAGCGCCAACGAAGGGCGTTTCTTCGGCCGCCTCACCGCGCTGTCGCGCCGCGTCGGAGACGCGACCTTCGGGGCCGTGGGGGCGGATGGTTGTGCCCCGGTCACGCCGCCCGGTTAA
- a CDS encoding STAS domain-containing protein, protein MKLSERLAALETSPVPAWVFDLDAFRQRWANARALELWRAASREEFYARDYSDMSASTQARIRGYIEGFGEGKSAEEEWTLYPRGEPVTVKLFMSGVPLDDGRTGVLMQGFVKEKAPDADLVRSIEALRHTSMMVTLLDGEGGILLQNPSAQSTFGPSAPFHARFEAPGIAEAIVLAAGAGEIVSREMSVTTTEGARWHVIEARKLVDPATGKTAILVQHTDETSRRGAEQRADELSEALDLVERQKREILALSAPVLEVAAGTLALPIIGALDERRAAEIEARLLPMITDRGAERVILDLTGADVREAAAEHLTRLGGAIRLLGARTIVTGIPSSLARTLAATGAANLDGVVLRRNLREGIAAARKGSG, encoded by the coding sequence ATGAAGCTTTCGGAACGTCTGGCCGCGCTCGAGACCTCGCCTGTCCCGGCGTGGGTCTTCGATCTGGATGCCTTCCGCCAGCGCTGGGCGAACGCCCGCGCCCTCGAGCTGTGGCGCGCTGCGAGCCGCGAGGAGTTTTATGCGCGCGACTACTCCGACATGAGCGCCTCGACGCAGGCGCGCATCCGCGGCTACATCGAGGGTTTTGGCGAGGGCAAGAGCGCCGAGGAGGAATGGACGCTCTATCCGCGCGGCGAGCCGGTGACCGTGAAGCTCTTCATGTCGGGCGTGCCCCTCGACGACGGCCGGACCGGCGTCTTGATGCAGGGATTCGTGAAGGAAAAGGCGCCGGACGCGGATCTCGTGCGCAGCATCGAGGCGCTGCGGCACACGTCGATGATGGTGACGCTGCTCGACGGCGAGGGGGGCATTCTCTTGCAAAACCCCTCGGCGCAAAGCACGTTCGGCCCGAGCGCGCCGTTCCACGCGCGATTCGAGGCGCCGGGGATCGCCGAGGCCATCGTGCTCGCGGCGGGGGCGGGGGAGATCGTGTCGCGCGAGATGAGCGTCACGACGACCGAGGGGGCGCGCTGGCACGTGATCGAGGCGCGCAAGCTCGTCGATCCGGCGACCGGAAAGACGGCCATCCTGGTGCAGCACACCGACGAGACGAGCCGCCGCGGGGCCGAGCAGCGCGCCGACGAGCTGTCCGAGGCGCTCGATCTGGTCGAGCGTCAAAAGCGCGAGATCCTGGCCCTGTCGGCGCCCGTGCTCGAGGTCGCGGCGGGGACCTTGGCATTGCCGATCATCGGGGCGCTCGACGAGCGGCGGGCGGCCGAGATAGAGGCGCGGCTGTTGCCGATGATCACCGACCGCGGGGCCGAGCGCGTGATCCTGGACCTCACGGGCGCGGACGTGCGGGAGGCGGCGGCCGAGCATCTGACGCGGCTCGGCGGGGCCATCCGGCTGCTCGGGGCGCGGACGATCGTGACCGGAATCCCCTCGTCGCTCGCGCGCACGCTCGCGGCCACGGGGGCGGCCAATCTCGACGGCGTCGTGCTCCGGAGAAACTTGCGCGAGGGAATCGCGGCGGCGCGCAAGGGGAGCGGGTAG
- a CDS encoding thrombospondin type 3 repeat-containing protein: MTGLLFLPSTAAARNFPQDAQWTPLTQMGVAVTDPDNDAQIEANVVGYVEKIDTYAAAYVHSDDAFLYFRLRVDETVMHLGSYKATSWVCLIDTDASLNSYEFAAGVHGNILASDVVELRQNTMPTVNGNPKDKAETVVATYPVSTHAREAPATSMANMNPDFFIDWAVAKVDLAAAGVTDQTPLRIICGTSNDASSLAGDLISDIGDTTLDKLGTDPVLCGPTGCFVPCAGFGEACTVGQGVCQVASTNICDANGNAMCDALPGEPMEETCNGIDDNCDGMVDEPCMDKDGDGLSDAQETMYGSHPEDSDSDDDGVSDPEEIDPGGDADKDGKPNIADEDSDNDGLFDGTELGKDCSAEGTDPAADKCIPDADPTTTTEPLNPDTDGGGEADGNEDGNHDGALNAGERDPNFATDDILPPEPPADRDNDGIEDEADPCPDVPDPDLTPADTDHDALGDACDGDIDGDGLENFADPCPLDPRLSCPNPEIDVTGCACHAAGHADARGFGALLMATLLLAVRRRRGRSPRSATRQGSDLETP, from the coding sequence GTGACGGGATTGCTCTTCTTGCCGTCCACGGCCGCGGCCCGGAACTTCCCCCAGGACGCGCAATGGACGCCGCTCACCCAGATGGGCGTCGCCGTCACCGACCCGGACAACGACGCGCAGATCGAAGCCAACGTCGTTGGATACGTGGAGAAGATCGACACCTACGCCGCAGCCTACGTCCACTCCGACGACGCCTTCCTCTACTTCCGGCTTCGCGTCGACGAGACGGTCATGCATCTCGGCAGCTACAAGGCGACGAGCTGGGTGTGTCTGATCGATACCGACGCAAGTCTCAACAGTTACGAATTTGCCGCCGGGGTTCACGGGAACATCCTCGCGTCCGACGTGGTCGAGCTCCGGCAAAACACGATGCCCACGGTGAACGGCAATCCGAAGGACAAGGCCGAGACCGTGGTCGCCACCTACCCGGTTTCGACCCATGCGCGCGAGGCCCCGGCCACGAGCATGGCCAACATGAACCCGGACTTCTTCATCGATTGGGCCGTTGCCAAGGTCGACCTCGCCGCCGCTGGGGTCACCGATCAAACCCCGCTCCGCATCATCTGCGGCACCTCGAACGATGCGTCGAGCCTGGCCGGTGACCTCATCTCGGACATTGGCGACACCACACTGGACAAGCTGGGCACCGATCCGGTCCTCTGCGGGCCGACCGGCTGCTTCGTCCCCTGCGCGGGCTTCGGCGAGGCGTGCACCGTCGGCCAGGGCGTGTGTCAGGTGGCGAGCACGAACATCTGCGACGCGAACGGCAACGCGATGTGCGACGCGCTCCCCGGAGAGCCCATGGAAGAGACGTGCAACGGCATCGACGACAATTGCGACGGCATGGTCGACGAGCCCTGCATGGACAAGGACGGCGACGGCCTGAGCGACGCCCAGGAGACGATGTACGGCTCCCATCCGGAGGACAGCGACTCCGATGACGACGGCGTGTCCGACCCCGAGGAAATCGATCCGGGCGGCGACGCCGACAAGGACGGCAAGCCCAACATCGCCGACGAGGACTCCGACAACGACGGCCTCTTCGACGGCACCGAGCTTGGCAAGGATTGCAGCGCCGAGGGCACTGACCCCGCCGCCGACAAGTGCATCCCCGACGCGGACCCGACCACCACCACCGAGCCCCTGAACCCCGACACCGACGGTGGTGGCGAGGCCGACGGAAACGAGGACGGCAACCACGATGGCGCCCTCAACGCGGGCGAGCGCGATCCCAACTTCGCGACCGACGACATTCTCCCCCCCGAACCCCCCGCCGACCGCGACAACGATGGCATCGAGGACGAGGCCGATCCGTGTCCCGATGTTCCGGACCCGGACCTGACACCGGCCGACACCGACCACGACGCGCTCGGCGACGCCTGCGACGGCGACATCGACGGCGATGGCCTGGAAAACTTCGCCGACCCCTGCCCCCTCGACCCCCGCCTGTCCTGCCCGAACCCCGAGATCGACGTCACCGGCTGCGCTTGCCACGCCGCAGGTCACGCGGATGCGCGAGGTTTCGGCGCCCTGCTGATGGCCACGCTCCTCCTCGCCGTCCGGCGACGCAGGGGCAGGAGCCCCCGCTCCGCCACTCGGCAAGGAAGCGACCTCGAAACCCCTTGA